A genomic region of Stenotrophomonas sp. NA06056 contains the following coding sequences:
- a CDS encoding GntP family permease: protein MSLLIVLAALAFLILVAYRGYSVILFAPIAALGAVLLTDPSLVAPMFTGLFMDKMVGFLKLYFPVFLLGAVFGKLIELSGFSRSIVGAAIRLFGPQRAMLSIVLVSGLLTYGGVSLFVVVFAVYPFAAEMFRQSNIPKRLIPATLGVGGFSFTMDALPGTPQIQNIIPTTFFGTDTWAAPVLGTLGGIFVLAVGVTYLEWRRRVALRNGEGYGDPATLVNEPTPFAGTHLAHAGIAVLPLVLVFVSNKLFTLGMPHWYGSEHSFMPSIMGSAAPVVQDVAKITAIWAVLGALLVGILSVLALAWRPVVTQFAEGTKAAIGGAVLAAMNTASEYGFGAVIAALPGFMVVANALGSIKDPLLHEAVTVTGLAGVTGSASGGMSIALAAMSETFIANAQAAGIPMEVLHRVAAMASGGMDSLPHNGAVITLLMVTGLTHRQAYKDIFAVTIIKTLAVFVVIGIYYATGWV from the coding sequence ATGTCGTTACTGATCGTACTTGCAGCGCTGGCCTTCCTGATCCTGGTGGCCTACCGCGGTTACAGCGTGATCCTGTTTGCGCCCATCGCCGCGCTGGGCGCCGTGCTGCTGACCGATCCCTCGCTGGTGGCACCGATGTTCACCGGCCTGTTCATGGACAAGATGGTGGGCTTCCTCAAGCTCTACTTCCCGGTGTTCCTGCTGGGCGCGGTGTTCGGCAAGCTGATCGAGCTTTCCGGCTTCTCCCGCTCCATCGTGGGTGCAGCGATCCGGCTGTTCGGCCCGCAGCGGGCGATGCTGTCGATCGTGCTGGTGTCCGGCCTGCTCACCTACGGCGGGGTGTCGCTGTTCGTGGTGGTGTTCGCGGTCTATCCGTTCGCGGCGGAAATGTTCCGTCAGAGCAACATCCCCAAGCGTCTGATTCCGGCCACGCTGGGAGTGGGCGGTTTCAGCTTCACCATGGACGCGTTGCCGGGCACGCCACAGATCCAGAACATCATTCCCACCACGTTCTTCGGTACCGACACCTGGGCCGCGCCCGTGCTGGGCACACTTGGCGGCATTTTCGTGTTGGCGGTTGGCGTGACTTACCTTGAGTGGCGCCGTCGCGTCGCGCTGCGCAACGGCGAAGGCTACGGCGATCCGGCCACCCTGGTGAACGAGCCCACGCCGTTCGCCGGTACCCATCTGGCACATGCGGGCATTGCCGTGCTGCCGCTGGTGCTGGTGTTCGTCTCCAACAAGCTGTTCACCCTGGGCATGCCGCACTGGTACGGCAGCGAGCACAGCTTCATGCCATCGATCATGGGCAGCGCTGCGCCGGTGGTGCAGGACGTGGCGAAGATCACCGCAATCTGGGCCGTGCTCGGTGCGCTGCTGGTCGGCATCCTGTCGGTGCTGGCGCTCGCCTGGCGCCCGGTGGTCACCCAGTTTGCCGAAGGCACCAAGGCGGCGATCGGTGGTGCCGTGCTGGCTGCCATGAACACCGCATCCGAATATGGATTCGGCGCAGTCATCGCCGCGTTGCCGGGTTTCATGGTGGTGGCCAACGCGCTGGGTTCCATCAAGGATCCACTGCTGCATGAAGCAGTCACCGTCACCGGTCTGGCCGGCGTCACCGGCTCTGCGTCCGGCGGGATGAGCATCGCCCTGGCCGCGATGTCCGAGACCTTCATCGCCAACGCGCAGGCCGCCGGCATTCCGATGGAGGTGCTGCATCGTGTCGCCGCCATGGCCTCCGGCGGCATGGACAGCCTGCCGCACAACGGCGCTGTCATCACCCTGCTGATGGTGACCGGGCTGACCCATCGCCAGGCTTACAAGGACATTTTCGCAGTGACCATCATCAAGACCCTCGCGGTGTTCGTGGTGATCGGCATCTATTACGCCACCGGCTGGGTTTGA
- a CDS encoding TonB-dependent receptor — protein MKRNCLSLMIGTLLATGPVLAQEAPQGSSSAGRTASATNLDSITVTARKREETLQEVPVAVTAFTSEALDKMNVQDISDLDGQVPNLTIYAARGASSTVTAYIRGVGQSDPTWGADPGVGIYLDDVYIARPQGALLDVFDVSRIEVLRGPQGTLYGKNTIGGAIKYISRGLPTQTEGFAQITVGNYSQLDAKAAIGGPIGGADSGLRARVAVASMNRDGFGENTFTDQPVSDKQINAARFNLGAYAGDDFDVQFALDWIDDQSGMRGSKMLAPNPFVRAYPPMDDRYDIRSGMRNLNSVETKGASATVNWRPSDDVALKYVVAKRESDSEANIDFDTTPVKLADVGGIYHDDQVSNEVQLNYDAGGRVRGVVGLYQFSGEAGGQIRNNFFNLQFGDTRGKVLTDSTALYADWTFDLSSKLKLDVGARYTDEDKRAIVLNRFYSDATFSRPIAIAADFDKKTNFKNVSPKVSLDYQITPDIMVYGLATRGFKSGGYNIRANAVAVPRSAEPFDDETVDSFEIGSKMAFLDQRLFLNLSAFHNKYKDIQLSVFTGIDTNGDGTDDSFFGDFTNAGAGTINGLEIEYQYLPSQHWLISGNLAWLDTKYDEYMDRGVNVAKQMKFTNAPDFSGALNVEYRTDLASGGNLSARVSYSYQSEVWPTTDLSPVIRQDGYGLVNAGVIWKLDDAWTFSLQGTNLADKEYRTTGYNIPAVGTLIGFYGPPRQYSLSVRYDF, from the coding sequence ATGAAACGGAATTGCTTGAGCCTGATGATCGGCACGCTGTTGGCCACCGGGCCGGTTCTGGCACAGGAAGCACCACAGGGTTCGTCGTCGGCGGGCAGGACCGCATCGGCCACCAACCTGGACAGCATCACGGTGACGGCACGCAAGCGCGAGGAAACCCTGCAGGAAGTGCCGGTGGCGGTCACCGCCTTTACCTCCGAAGCCTTGGACAAGATGAATGTCCAGGACATCAGCGATCTTGATGGACAGGTGCCCAACCTGACGATCTACGCGGCCCGCGGAGCCAGCAGCACGGTCACGGCCTACATCCGTGGTGTTGGCCAGTCCGACCCCACCTGGGGTGCCGACCCGGGCGTGGGCATCTACCTGGATGACGTCTACATCGCCCGCCCGCAGGGCGCGTTGCTGGATGTATTCGACGTCTCGCGCATCGAGGTGCTGCGCGGCCCGCAGGGCACGCTGTATGGCAAGAACACCATCGGCGGCGCCATCAAGTACATTTCGCGCGGCCTGCCCACCCAGACTGAAGGCTTTGCCCAGATCACAGTGGGCAACTACAGCCAGCTCGACGCCAAGGCGGCGATCGGCGGCCCGATCGGCGGCGCCGACAGCGGCCTGCGCGCGCGCGTGGCGGTCGCCAGCATGAATCGTGACGGCTTCGGCGAGAACACCTTCACCGACCAACCGGTGAGTGACAAGCAGATCAATGCCGCACGCTTCAACCTCGGCGCGTATGCCGGCGATGATTTCGACGTGCAGTTCGCCCTGGACTGGATCGACGACCAGTCCGGCATGCGCGGCTCGAAGATGCTGGCGCCCAACCCGTTCGTGCGCGCCTACCCGCCGATGGATGATCGCTACGACATCCGCTCGGGCATGCGCAACCTCAACAGCGTGGAAACCAAGGGCGCCTCGGCCACGGTGAACTGGCGGCCCAGCGACGACGTTGCGCTGAAATACGTGGTGGCCAAGCGCGAATCGGACAGCGAGGCCAACATCGACTTTGACACCACGCCGGTCAAACTGGCCGATGTGGGCGGCATCTACCACGACGATCAGGTCAGCAACGAGGTACAGCTGAACTACGATGCCGGTGGACGCGTGCGCGGCGTGGTTGGCCTGTACCAGTTCAGTGGCGAGGCCGGTGGCCAGATCCGCAACAACTTCTTCAACCTGCAGTTTGGCGACACCCGCGGCAAGGTGCTCACCGACAGCACCGCGCTGTATGCCGATTGGACCTTCGACCTGAGCAGCAAGCTGAAGCTGGACGTCGGCGCGCGCTACACCGACGAGGACAAGCGCGCGATCGTGCTCAACCGTTTCTACTCTGATGCGACGTTCAGCCGCCCGATCGCCATCGCCGCCGATTTCGACAAGAAGACCAACTTCAAGAACGTCTCGCCCAAGGTGTCGCTGGACTATCAGATCACCCCGGACATCATGGTCTACGGCTTGGCCACGCGTGGCTTCAAGTCCGGCGGCTACAACATCCGCGCCAACGCTGTTGCCGTGCCGCGCTCGGCCGAACCATTCGACGACGAGACCGTCGACAGTTTCGAGATCGGCAGCAAGATGGCCTTCCTTGACCAGCGCCTGTTCCTGAACCTGTCGGCGTTCCACAACAAGTACAAGGACATCCAGCTGTCGGTGTTCACCGGTATCGATACCAATGGCGATGGCACCGACGATTCCTTCTTCGGCGACTTCACCAACGCCGGTGCCGGCACCATCAACGGCCTGGAAATCGAGTACCAGTACCTGCCCAGCCAGCACTGGCTGATTTCCGGCAATCTGGCCTGGCTGGACACCAAGTATGACGAGTACATGGATCGTGGCGTCAACGTGGCCAAGCAGATGAAGTTCACCAACGCACCGGACTTCTCGGGCGCGTTGAACGTGGAGTACCGCACCGACCTGGCCAGCGGCGGCAACCTGTCCGCACGGGTGAGCTACAGCTACCAGAGTGAAGTGTGGCCGACCACCGACCTGAGCCCGGTGATCCGCCAGGACGGCTACGGGCTGGTCAATGCCGGCGTGATCTGGAAGCTTGATGACGCTTGGACTTTCTCGCTGCAGGGTACCAACTTGGCCGACAAGGAATACCGCACCACCGGCTACAACATTCCGGCGGTCGGCACGCTGATTGGCTTCTATGGGCCGCCGCGCCAATATAGCCTCAGCGTCCGTTACGATTTCTAG
- a CDS encoding alpha/beta hydrolase, protein MTPSYDDLYWKSDDGLRLHARDHAPGAGQPPRGTVVCVPGLTRNGADFDALARSLTAVGWRVIAVDLRGRAGSERAPDPSSYNPRTYADDMVALLRSQNIDKAVFVGTSLGVLVTITLASRAPGLIAAAVLNDAGPKVPRNALARIGKYAGKAVPPMDLTEATTYVESIGKAAFPRFSTDDWRAMAIRTFRQRSDGLMVLDYDPAVIRTTRPWVLWLLRPVLWRAVRGLTARVPVLVVRGALSDILPADVAQQMAASSPNARLVEVPEVGHAPMLSEPQARDAILALLERVR, encoded by the coding sequence ATGACACCGTCTTACGACGATCTGTACTGGAAAAGTGACGATGGCCTGCGCCTGCATGCGCGTGACCATGCGCCGGGTGCGGGGCAACCGCCCCGTGGCACGGTGGTCTGCGTCCCCGGCTTGACCCGCAACGGCGCCGACTTCGATGCCCTTGCGCGATCGCTGACCGCCGTCGGCTGGCGGGTGATCGCCGTTGACCTGCGTGGGCGTGCAGGCTCCGAACGTGCGCCGGACCCGTCCAGTTACAACCCGCGCACGTACGCCGATGACATGGTGGCGCTGCTGCGGTCACAGAACATCGACAAGGCGGTGTTCGTCGGCACCTCGTTGGGTGTGCTGGTCACCATTACCCTGGCCTCGCGTGCACCGGGGCTGATCGCCGCAGCCGTTCTGAACGATGCCGGCCCCAAGGTGCCGCGCAACGCCCTGGCGCGGATCGGCAAGTACGCCGGCAAGGCCGTGCCACCGATGGATCTGACGGAAGCCACGACCTATGTGGAATCCATCGGCAAGGCCGCGTTCCCGCGCTTCAGCACCGACGACTGGCGCGCGATGGCCATACGCACCTTCCGCCAGCGCAGTGATGGCCTGATGGTGCTGGACTACGACCCGGCTGTCATCCGCACCACACGGCCGTGGGTGCTGTGGCTGCTGCGCCCCGTGCTATGGCGCGCGGTGCGCGGTCTGACCGCGCGAGTGCCGGTGCTGGTGGTCCGAGGCGCCTTGTCGGACATCTTGCCTGCCGATGTCGCGCAGCAGATGGCTGCCAGCTCGCCCAACGCCCGTCTGGTTGAAGTTCCGGAGGTAGGGCACGCTCCGATGTTGTCCGAACCCCAGGCGCGTGATGCGATCCTGGCGTTGTTGGAGCGGGTGCGATGA
- a CDS encoding MaoC family dehydratase → MSPDVSLDELPAALQALQRWAASERLSGSTRIAQSRIDAFADATGDHNWIHTDPARAQTGLPGGQTIAHGFLLLSLTVEDDVAALAGFPGIAHVLNYGLNKVRFLAPVPSGSEVRVRSQLMSLEPRRPGQWLLTQHKTVEVVPAGEVAVVAEQLSLIVLAD, encoded by the coding sequence ATGAGCCCCGACGTTTCACTGGATGAATTGCCTGCCGCGTTGCAGGCACTGCAGCGATGGGCGGCAAGCGAGCGGCTGAGCGGCAGCACGCGCATCGCGCAGTCGCGCATCGATGCCTTCGCCGACGCCACGGGCGATCACAACTGGATCCACACCGATCCGGCCCGTGCACAGACCGGCTTGCCGGGCGGCCAGACCATCGCGCACGGCTTCCTTCTGCTCTCGCTCACCGTCGAAGACGACGTGGCCGCCCTGGCCGGCTTCCCAGGCATCGCCCACGTGCTCAACTACGGGTTGAACAAGGTCCGCTTCCTGGCGCCTGTGCCCAGCGGCTCCGAGGTACGGGTGCGCTCGCAGCTGATGTCACTGGAACCGCGCAGGCCTGGGCAATGGCTTCTGACCCAGCACAAGACGGTGGAAGTGGTCCCGGCCGGCGAGGTGGCCGTGGTCGCCGAACAGCTCTCGCTGATCGTGCTGGCCGACTAG